In 'Nostoc azollae' 0708, the following are encoded in one genomic region:
- the rlmB gene encoding 23S rRNA (guanosine(2251)-2'-O)-methyltransferase RlmB, translating to MTNQPRKINITGETKRVQPIKIKGKRVIANPTRHQTKGESKSFSSKPRPSHQSSLPTPAIKSPEESDLIYGRHPVLSALENQRGLNRLWITARLRYDPRFHHLILQAKDNGTVIDEVEPKRLDQITDGANHQGIAAQIAPYAYMELEDLITQAKSVTDPVIVVADGITDPHNLGAIIRTAEAIGSQGLVIPQRRASGITSTVVKVAAGALENFPVARVINLSRALEQLKEAGYWIYGTAAAGSEPIHTVKFSGSTVLVIGSEGDGLSMLTQRSCDILVSIPLQGKTPSLNASVAAGMALYEIYRQRSLNTLYLDKLRTISLKK from the coding sequence ATGACTAATCAACCACGAAAAATCAATATTACTGGCGAAACAAAGCGTGTCCAACCCATAAAAATCAAAGGTAAGCGCGTTATAGCTAATCCTACTCGTCATCAAACCAAGGGAGAAAGTAAATCCTTCTCCAGTAAACCACGCCCATCTCACCAGTCTTCCCTGCCTACCCCAGCAATCAAATCACCAGAAGAAAGCGATCTCATTTACGGTCGTCATCCAGTATTAAGTGCGCTGGAAAATCAGCGTGGACTTAACCGTCTCTGGATTACTGCTCGTCTGCGCTACGATCCTCGATTTCATCATTTAATTCTCCAAGCTAAGGACAATGGCACAGTTATAGACGAAGTTGAACCCAAGCGTTTAGACCAAATCACCGACGGAGCTAATCACCAAGGTATAGCAGCACAAATTGCTCCTTATGCCTACATGGAATTAGAAGATCTTATTACACAAGCAAAATCAGTCACTGACCCCGTCATTGTAGTTGCCGATGGGATCACCGATCCTCATAACTTGGGGGCAATTATTCGGACAGCAGAAGCAATAGGCTCACAAGGATTAGTTATTCCCCAAAGAAGGGCTTCTGGGATTACTTCAACGGTTGTTAAAGTAGCCGCAGGTGCTTTGGAAAACTTTCCTGTAGCTAGAGTGATCAATCTCAGTCGTGCTTTAGAACAACTCAAAGAAGCTGGTTATTGGATTTATGGAACTGCTGCTGCAGGTAGTGAACCTATACATACGGTGAAGTTCAGCGGCTCCACTGTTTTAGTAATTGGATCTGAAGGCGACGGTCTGAGTATGTTGACACAACGTTCTTGCGATATTTTAGTCTCAATTCCCTTACAGGGAAAGACTCCCAGCCTCAATGCATCCGTGGCAGCAGGCATGGCGCTTTACGAAATTTATCGTCAACGCTCATTAAATACCCTATATCTTGATAAATTACGCACAATTTCTTTGAAAAAATAA
- a CDS encoding STAS domain-containing protein has protein sequence MIAEPLNLTVSLRGTREVRDNYQLFRLTGLLDAFSEPTFRKILSNKINEGPKHIILDLSQIDFVDSSGLGALVQLAKQANSTGTLQIVTNARVTQTVKLVRLEKFLALQTTVDAALDNIKSS, from the coding sequence ATTATTGCTGAACCACTGAATCTAACCGTTAGCCTGAGAGGCACTCGCGAAGTCCGGGATAACTATCAGCTATTCCGCCTCACAGGTTTGTTAGACGCTTTTTCTGAGCCGACATTTCGCAAAATCCTGTCCAATAAGATTAATGAAGGTCCAAAGCACATAATTCTGGATCTTTCACAAATCGACTTTGTTGATAGCTCAGGTTTGGGTGCGCTGGTACAACTAGCCAAGCAAGCTAATAGCACAGGTACTTTGCAAATTGTTACTAATGCTCGTGTAACTCAAACGGTCAAGCTTGTTCGCTTGGAAAAATTCCTAGCCCTACAAACCACTGTTGATGCGGCACTAGACAATATCAAGTCGTCTTGA
- a CDS encoding VOC family protein, whose protein sequence is MQITQSFHTAILVTDLERSEQFYGQVLGLAKIDRTLKYAGAWYEIGNYQLHLIVASSVPTENQNEKWGPNPDVPFSVVDLEIAKAELLSQNYLIQGSPSGRPAIFTKDPDGNIIELS, encoded by the coding sequence ATGCAAATTACTCAAAGTTTCCACACAGCCATACTTGTCACTGACTTAGAACGCTCAGAACAGTTTTATGGACAAGTATTAGGATTAGCAAAAATAGACCGAACGCTAAAATACGCTGGTGCATGGTATGAAATTGGCAATTATCAACTTCACCTGATAGTTGCATCTAGTGTCCCTACCGAAAATCAAAATGAAAAATGGGGACCTAACCCGGACGTCCCTTTCTCAGTTGTTGACCTAGAAATAGCAAAAGCAGAACTACTGAGTCAAAATTATCTTATTCAAGGCAGTCCGTCCGGTCGTCCTGCTATTTTTACTAAAGATCCA
- a CDS encoding DUF1816 domain-containing protein, whose protein sequence is MKTIWHNLKEQLISVSNSLGLAWWVEIVTQNPCCTYYFGPFFSSEEATLASKGYIEDLEMEGAQGIIVNVKRCKPYDLTIAEDLGERIDRKVKPAFSGQI, encoded by the coding sequence ATGAAAACCATTTGGCATAACCTCAAAGAACAGCTGATTAGTGTATCTAATAGCCTCGGCTTGGCTTGGTGGGTAGAGATTGTCACCCAAAATCCTTGTTGCACATACTACTTTGGACCATTTTTCAGTTCAGAGGAAGCAACACTGGCAAGTAAGGGCTACATAGAAGACCTGGAAATGGAAGGAGCGCAAGGAATTATAGTTAATGTCAAGCGTTGTAAACCTTATGATTTGACTATTGCTGAAGACCTGGGGGAACGGATTGACCGTAAAGTAAAGCCTGCCTTTAGCGGTCAAATATAA
- the carA gene encoding glutamine-hydrolyzing carbamoyl-phosphate synthase small subunit has product MSLSDPIPTLLVLADGTTYHGWSFGAMGTAIGEVVFNTGMTGYQEVLTDPSYSGQIVIFTYPELGNTGVNPEDEESAKPYVRGAVARNICHKPSNWRSTQSLPDYLKQHQIPGIFGIDTRALTRKIRMYGAMNGGISTSITDEAELLELVQAAPNMTGLNLVREVTTPAAYEWSEATTAAWEFNPEGVAKIGETFTVVALDFGVKRNILRRLASYGCRVIVVSADTPPEEILKYNPDGIFLSNGPGDPAAVTEGISTVKALLESQKPMFGICMGHQILGHALGAETFKLKFGHRGLNQPTGLQQRIEITSQNHSFAIDPDSLPSAVVEVSHLNLNDRTVAGVRHKSLPVFSVQYHPEASPGPHDADYLFEQFVLEMQTARQAAIA; this is encoded by the coding sequence ATGTCTTTATCTGATCCAATACCGACTCTACTTGTCTTAGCAGATGGAACAACTTATCACGGTTGGTCTTTCGGTGCTATGGGAACAGCCATTGGGGAAGTTGTGTTTAACACTGGTATGACTGGATATCAAGAAGTGTTGACTGATCCTAGTTATAGCGGTCAAATTGTCATTTTTACCTATCCTGAATTGGGGAATACTGGTGTTAATCCCGAAGATGAGGAATCAGCAAAACCCTATGTCAGAGGTGCGGTCGCTCGTAATATCTGTCACAAACCCAGTAACTGGCGCTCTACACAATCTCTACCAGACTACCTCAAACAACACCAGATCCCCGGTATCTTCGGCATCGACACCCGCGCCCTCACCCGCAAAATTCGGATGTATGGTGCTATGAACGGTGGTATTTCTACCTCCATTACAGATGAAGCAGAATTATTAGAACTGGTGCAAGCGGCTCCTAACATGACAGGATTAAATCTGGTGAGGGAAGTTACCACCCCAGCAGCTTATGAATGGTCTGAAGCCACCACTGCTGCTTGGGAATTTAACCCAGAGGGAGTAGCTAAAATTGGCGAAACTTTCACTGTTGTTGCTCTTGACTTTGGTGTGAAACGTAATATCTTACGCCGTTTAGCCAGTTATGGTTGTCGGGTGATAGTTGTTTCTGCCGATACACCACCAGAAGAAATCCTCAAATACAATCCAGATGGGATATTTCTCTCCAATGGACCAGGTGATCCAGCCGCAGTGACAGAAGGCATTAGCACCGTTAAAGCATTACTAGAAAGCCAAAAACCCATGTTTGGTATTTGTATGGGACACCAAATTCTGGGTCACGCACTGGGGGCAGAAACCTTTAAACTTAAATTTGGGCATCGTGGGTTAAATCAGCCCACAGGTCTACAACAGCGAATAGAAATCACCAGTCAAAACCACAGTTTTGCTATTGATCCGGATTCATTACCATCAGCAGTTGTAGAGGTTAGTCACCTTAACCTAAACGATCGCACCGTTGCTGGGGTACGTCACAAATCTCTACCTGTCTTTTCTGTACAGTATCACCCAGAAGCTAGTCCCGGTCCCCACGATGCAGATTACTTGTTTGAGCAGTTTGTGCTAGAAATGCAAACAGCACGTCAAGCAGCGATCGCTTAG
- a CDS encoding Mini-ribonuclease 3: protein MKPKEEEAKNEGDGVAKLDSSETPSLLVNTTQLPQPISQAQVQQISPSALAYLGDAIYELYVRIFFLLPQQRPESYHCLVVAQVRAETQALHLRSLTPHLRSNELEIVRRGRNAATGRPKRLNPEIYQQATSLETLVGYLYLTDYPRLIELLQKIHLEK, encoded by the coding sequence GTGAAGCCCAAGGAGGAAGAAGCTAAAAATGAAGGAGATGGAGTTGCAAAGCTAGATTCATCTGAAACTCCCTCATTGTTGGTAAACACGACGCAATTACCCCAACCAATATCCCAGGCACAAGTGCAACAAATTTCTCCTTCTGCCTTAGCTTACTTGGGGGACGCGATTTACGAACTATATGTTAGAATATTCTTTCTGTTGCCACAGCAACGGCCAGAAAGTTACCATTGTTTGGTAGTGGCGCAGGTAAGAGCAGAAACACAAGCCCTACATTTGCGATCGCTGACTCCACATTTAAGGAGTAACGAATTAGAAATTGTCCGCCGAGGTCGCAATGCTGCCACAGGCCGACCTAAGCGACTTAACCCCGAAATTTATCAACAGGCAACTAGTCTAGAAACTTTAGTTGGCTATTTATATCTCACCGATTACCCCCGTTTAATCGAACTGTTGCAAAAAATCCATCTAGAGAAATAG